One window of the Devosia sp. 2618 genome contains the following:
- a CDS encoding DoxX family membrane protein, with protein sequence MTTAALLMLVGRVAFGLFFVIAAFRNTIHFKERIPSVTNYGWPMPVPLVAVGFAMQWIGGLSLTFGIYPIIGALVLIAFLVLATTCYHNMFMFKGKERDPHLYLVLVNITLAGGLLLVIADYL encoded by the coding sequence ATGACCACTGCAGCTCTCTTGATGCTCGTCGGACGCGTCGCGTTCGGCCTGTTCTTTGTTATCGCCGCCTTCCGCAACACGATCCATTTCAAGGAGCGCATCCCGTCGGTCACCAATTACGGTTGGCCGATGCCGGTGCCGCTGGTGGCGGTTGGTTTTGCCATGCAGTGGATCGGCGGGCTGTCGCTGACCTTTGGGATTTACCCGATCATCGGCGCACTGGTGCTGATCGCCTTCCTCGTGCTGGCGACGACCTGCTACCACAACATGTTCATGTTCAAGGGCAAGGAGCGCGACCCGCACCTTTATCTGGTGCTGGTCAACATCACGCTGGCGGGTGGGCTGCTGCTGGTGATCGCGGATTATCTTTGA
- a CDS encoding NYN domain-containing protein, with amino-acid sequence MTQSRTAILFDAENINCETAARALRVLGNDIQIKRAVGDFSSAALSNWINLSRTHGIELVFQPGTGKGKNGADIRLTIEAMDLIAGGLIDKLAIVTHDGDFTPLALRLRNAGIAVMGFSRTEPSPMFKAACTSFRVLQPEPVVAVIKPVVVVSPPKASPPAAPQLSAAEIARLRQVIAAACQSGPLDSGVLGNRINDANKTLFNKLGGTGKRIKKLIELGLIVSAGKGRLVKPSAPPLRRVS; translated from the coding sequence ATGACGCAATCGCGCACCGCTATTCTGTTCGACGCCGAAAACATCAACTGCGAAACCGCCGCGCGGGCGCTGCGCGTTCTTGGCAATGACATCCAGATCAAGCGCGCCGTTGGTGACTTCTCATCTGCTGCCCTGTCCAACTGGATCAATCTCAGCCGCACGCATGGCATAGAACTGGTGTTTCAGCCCGGCACCGGTAAAGGCAAGAACGGCGCCGATATCCGCCTCACCATTGAAGCCATGGACCTGATCGCTGGTGGCCTGATCGACAAGCTCGCCATCGTCACTCACGACGGCGATTTCACCCCGCTGGCCCTGCGCCTGCGCAATGCAGGTATCGCGGTGATGGGCTTTAGCCGCACCGAACCCAGCCCGATGTTCAAAGCCGCCTGCACAAGCTTCCGGGTTTTGCAGCCCGAGCCGGTCGTTGCCGTCATCAAGCCCGTGGTCGTCGTCAGCCCACCGAAAGCCTCGCCTCCTGCAGCACCTCAACTAAGTGCTGCAGAGATTGCCAGGCTCAGGCAGGTCATTGCCGCCGCTTGTCAGTCCGGTCCGCTTGACTCGGGGGTATTGGGCAATCGCATCAATGACGCCAACAAAACCTTGTTCAATAAGCTCGGTGGAACCGGCAAGCGTATCAAGAAGCTGATCGAACTCGGTCTGATCGTGAGCGCGGGCAAGGGCCGCTTGGTCAAACCCTCGGCTCCACCTCTACGCAGAGTCTCCTAA
- a CDS encoding dihydrofolate reductase family protein yields MIQHVDAHMMLTLDGFGTGLNQSRERPFGTIDPRQLARWMFEDADNNRAEIDAVVSYGAFVMGRNMFAAPGPDAWEPEWTGWWGANPPYHAEVFVLTHYSRPSIKMEGGTTFHFITNGPEVALAEARAAAGSRNVAIAGGVSTTRHYLNSGDIDTLHLKIAPLLAGEGDRLWDGLTAKLEPIAARHSKYATHIDYRVVK; encoded by the coding sequence ATGATCCAACATGTCGACGCCCACATGATGCTCACGCTCGATGGTTTCGGCACCGGGCTCAATCAATCCCGCGAACGCCCCTTCGGCACCATCGACCCACGCCAACTGGCCCGCTGGATGTTTGAGGACGCCGATAACAACCGCGCCGAAATCGACGCCGTCGTGAGCTATGGCGCCTTCGTCATGGGCCGCAACATGTTCGCCGCGCCCGGTCCTGATGCCTGGGAACCCGAATGGACCGGCTGGTGGGGGGCAAATCCGCCCTACCACGCTGAAGTATTCGTTTTGACCCATTACAGCCGCCCATCGATCAAGATGGAGGGCGGCACGACCTTTCACTTCATCACCAATGGTCCCGAAGTCGCGCTGGCCGAGGCACGCGCCGCGGCTGGGTCTCGCAACGTCGCCATTGCCGGTGGTGTCTCCACCACGCGCCACTACCTCAATTCCGGCGACATCGACACGCTCCACCTCAAGATCGCGCCGCTGCTCGCAGGCGAGGGAGACCGGCTCTGGGACGGTCTTACCGCCAAACTCGAACCCATCGCCGCCCGCCACAGCAAATACGCCACCCACATCGACTATCGCGTCGTCAAATAA
- a CDS encoding TetR family transcriptional regulator C-terminal domain-containing protein, with the protein MPPHKVKSAEPTDLPKRQHKADAKAAVHPPGKVRPLTRIQREKQDVILEAALDVFSLHGFRGATIDQIAEVAGMSKPNLLYYFPRKEEIHRRLISELLVNWLAPLREMDAKGDPFPEIRSYIRRKLEMARDYPRESRLFANEMLQGAPRIIEMIEIDLKGLVDEKAGVLLAWMDQGKLARADPYHLIFSIWATTQHYADFDVQVRAVLGPNRNGEGRFEDAARYLEQLFLHGLTPRPRV; encoded by the coding sequence ATGCCGCCACACAAAGTGAAAAGTGCCGAGCCGACAGATCTGCCTAAGCGCCAGCACAAGGCTGACGCCAAGGCAGCGGTGCATCCGCCGGGCAAAGTGCGGCCGCTGACGCGCATCCAGCGCGAAAAACAGGATGTGATCCTCGAGGCGGCGCTCGACGTCTTTTCGCTGCATGGCTTCCGTGGCGCGACGATCGACCAGATCGCCGAGGTCGCCGGCATGAGCAAACCCAATCTGCTGTATTATTTTCCGCGCAAGGAAGAGATTCACCGGCGCCTGATTTCCGAGCTTTTGGTCAATTGGCTCGCCCCGCTGCGCGAGATGGACGCCAAGGGCGACCCGTTCCCCGAAATCCGCTCCTACATTCGCCGCAAGCTCGAAATGGCGCGCGACTATCCGCGTGAAAGCCGGCTGTTTGCCAATGAGATGCTGCAGGGCGCGCCGCGTATTATTGAAATGATCGAGATCGACCTCAAAGGTCTGGTCGATGAAAAGGCCGGCGTGCTGCTGGCCTGGATGGATCAGGGCAAGCTGGCCCGCGCCGATCCCTATCACCTGATCTTTTCGATCTGGGCCACCACCCAGCACTATGCCGATTTCGATGTGCAGGTCCGCGCCGTGCTCGGACCCAACCGCAATGGCGAAGGCCGTTTCGAGGACGCGGCGCGCTATCTTGAGCAACTGTTTCTGCACGGCCTGACCCCGCGCCCAAGGGTCTGA
- a CDS encoding aspartate aminotransferase family protein — translation MPFTANRQFKKSPRMFVAAKDMHYTTSDGRQVLDGTAGLWCVNAGHARPKIVEAIAKQAAELDYAPAFQMGHPKAFELANRLVDIAPKGLDHVLFTNSGSESVETALKVALAYHRVKGDGSRTRLIGRERAYHGVNFGGISVGGIVTNRKMFGTLLTGVDHMPHTHNLAKNAFSKGLPEYGVELADELERIVTLHDASTIAAVIVEPVAGSTGVLIPPAGYLQRLRDITKKHGILLIFDEVITGFGRLGTPFGADYFGVTPDIMVTAKGLTNGIIPMGAVMVSSEIHDAFMGGPEHVIEFFHGYTYSGNPVASAAALATLETYKDEDLLTRGTEMGVHFAEALHSLKGEPHVIDIRNIGMVGAIELEPIAGSPTKRAFSAFLAAYEAGFLIRTTGDIIALSPPLIISKAQIAELIDGIRTVLRSID, via the coding sequence ATGCCGTTCACGGCAAATCGCCAGTTCAAGAAATCGCCGCGCATGTTCGTGGCCGCCAAGGACATGCATTACACGACCAGCGACGGTCGGCAGGTGCTGGACGGGACGGCGGGCCTGTGGTGCGTCAATGCCGGGCACGCGCGGCCAAAGATTGTCGAAGCCATCGCCAAGCAGGCGGCAGAGCTAGACTACGCGCCAGCTTTCCAGATGGGCCACCCAAAAGCGTTCGAGCTGGCCAACCGACTGGTCGACATTGCGCCCAAGGGGCTCGACCATGTGCTGTTCACCAATTCCGGTTCTGAATCGGTCGAGACGGCGCTGAAAGTGGCCTTGGCCTATCACCGCGTGAAGGGCGACGGCAGCCGCACCCGCCTGATCGGTCGCGAACGCGCCTATCACGGTGTCAATTTCGGCGGCATTTCGGTGGGTGGCATTGTCACCAACCGCAAGATGTTTGGCACGCTGCTGACCGGCGTCGACCACATGCCGCACACCCATAACCTGGCTAAAAACGCCTTCTCCAAGGGCCTGCCTGAATATGGCGTAGAGCTGGCCGACGAGCTGGAACGCATCGTCACGCTGCATGACGCCTCGACCATTGCCGCCGTCATCGTCGAGCCCGTTGCGGGTTCGACCGGCGTGCTGATCCCGCCTGCCGGCTATCTGCAGCGGCTGCGCGACATCACCAAAAAGCACGGTATTCTGCTGATTTTCGACGAGGTCATCACCGGCTTTGGTCGCCTTGGCACCCCGTTCGGCGCCGACTATTTCGGCGTCACGCCGGATATCATGGTGACGGCAAAGGGCCTGACCAACGGCATCATTCCGATGGGTGCGGTGATGGTATCCTCCGAGATCCACGATGCCTTTATGGGCGGGCCGGAACACGTCATCGAATTCTTCCACGGCTATACCTATTCGGGTAATCCCGTGGCGTCGGCGGCAGCGCTCGCCACGCTCGAAACCTATAAGGACGAGGACCTGCTGACGCGCGGCACCGAAATGGGCGTGCATTTTGCCGAGGCGCTGCATTCTCTCAAGGGCGAGCCGCATGTCATCGACATCCGCAATATCGGCATGGTCGGCGCCATCGAGCTGGAGCCGATTGCCGGATCGCCCACCAAGCGCGCCTTCTCGGCCTTCCTCGCCGCCTATGAAGCTGGCTTTTTGATCCGCACCACGGGCGACATCATCGCGCTGTCACCACCGCTGATCATTTCCAAGGCGCAGATTGCAGAACTGATCGACGGCATTCGTACGGTCCTGAGGAGCATCGACTGA
- a CDS encoding CoA-acylating methylmalonate-semialdehyde dehydrogenase produces the protein MDIIENAVAGKRYVSTGRRVPVFNPATGEVSAELPLSTLSELNDAVASAKKAQVAWGNTPPMKRARVMFKFKALLDQYADDLAREISREHGKVHDDALGEVARGIDCVDFACGIPQLLKGEFSRNVGPSIDSYSDRQPLGVVAGITPFNFPAMVPMWMYPAAIACGNAFVLKPSERDPSASMLSWKLFMEAGLPEGILNIVHGDKEMVDGILDHPDIKAVSFVGSTPIAEYVYQRGTQAGKRVQALGGAKNHMVILPDADLDQVADALMGAGYGSAGERCMAISVAVPVGKDTADALVAKLKPRVESLKIGPATDKDAEMGPVVTKMHRDKIVGYIDSGVEQGADLVVDGRGFTLQGYEGGYYVGGTLFDNVTPEMTIYKEEIFGPVLSVVRTESYDEAVKLINDHEYGNGTAIFTRDGDAAREFADKIEVGMVGINVPIPVPVAYHSFGGWKRSLFGDHSIYGPEGVHFYTRLKTVTTRWPAGIKGGAEFSFPSVK, from the coding sequence ATGGACATCATTGAAAACGCCGTTGCCGGTAAACGCTATGTGTCGACCGGCCGCCGCGTGCCCGTCTTCAATCCGGCCACCGGCGAAGTCTCGGCCGAGCTGCCACTGTCGACGCTGAGCGAGCTGAATGACGCGGTCGCATCGGCGAAAAAGGCGCAGGTTGCCTGGGGCAATACCCCGCCGATGAAACGCGCCCGCGTCATGTTCAAGTTCAAGGCGCTGCTCGACCAATATGCGGACGATCTGGCCCGCGAAATCTCACGCGAGCATGGCAAGGTGCATGACGATGCGCTGGGCGAAGTGGCGCGTGGCATCGACTGCGTGGACTTTGCCTGCGGCATTCCGCAACTGCTCAAGGGCGAGTTTTCGCGCAATGTCGGCCCGAGCATCGACAGCTATTCCGATCGCCAGCCGCTGGGCGTCGTGGCGGGGATTACCCCGTTCAACTTCCCGGCCATGGTGCCGATGTGGATGTATCCAGCGGCGATTGCCTGCGGGAATGCGTTTGTCCTCAAGCCCTCCGAGCGCGATCCGTCGGCTTCGATGCTGTCGTGGAAGCTCTTCATGGAAGCCGGGCTTCCCGAGGGCATTCTTAATATCGTCCATGGCGACAAAGAAATGGTCGACGGCATTCTGGATCATCCCGATATCAAGGCCGTGAGCTTTGTCGGCTCGACCCCGATTGCCGAATATGTCTATCAACGCGGCACCCAGGCCGGTAAGCGCGTGCAGGCCCTTGGCGGCGCCAAGAACCACATGGTGATCCTGCCCGACGCCGATCTCGATCAGGTGGCCGATGCGCTGATGGGTGCCGGCTACGGCTCGGCCGGTGAACGCTGCATGGCGATTTCGGTGGCCGTGCCCGTGGGCAAGGACACAGCCGATGCGCTGGTCGCCAAACTCAAGCCACGCGTTGAATCGCTCAAGATTGGCCCGGCGACCGACAAGGACGCCGAAATGGGTCCGGTCGTCACCAAGATGCACCGCGACAAGATCGTCGGCTACATCGATAGCGGCGTGGAACAGGGCGCCGACCTGGTGGTCGATGGCCGTGGCTTCACGCTGCAGGGCTATGAAGGCGGCTATTATGTCGGCGGCACGCTGTTCGACAATGTCACGCCCGAGATGACCATCTACAAGGAAGAGATTTTCGGGCCCGTGCTGTCGGTGGTGCGGACCGAAAGCTATGACGAAGCGGTCAAGCTGATCAACGACCACGAATATGGCAACGGCACCGCCATCTTCACCCGCGACGGCGACGCCGCCCGCGAATTTGCCGACAAGATCGAAGTGGGCATGGTCGGCATCAACGTCCCGATCCCAGTGCCGGTGGCTTATCACAGTTTTGGTGGCTGGAAGCGGAGCTTGTTTGGCGATCACTCCATCTACGGACCCGAAGGCGTGCATTTCTATACGCGGCTCAAGACCGTCACCACCCGCTGGCCCGCGGGCATCAAGGGCGGCGCGGAATTTAGTTTTCCGAGTGTGAAGTAG
- a CDS encoding Zn-dependent hydrolase, with amino-acid sequence MSAPGENLRINGDRLWDSLMDMAKIGPGIAGGNNRQTLTDEDGEGRRLFQRWCDDAGLTMGVDQMGTMFMTRAGTDPDALPVYVGSHLDTQPTGGKYDGVLGVLAALEVVRSLNDLGIKTKHPIVVTNWANEEGARFAPAMLASGVFAGVHTQDYAYARQDQAGLTYGDELARIGWRGAEEVGARKMHAYLEYHIEQGPILEAEGKQIGVVTHGQGLWWLEFTLTGKEAHTGSTPMNMRVNAGLAMARIVEMVQAVAMDHQPGAVGGVGQMKFAPNSRNVLPGTVVFTVDIRSPELSKLTSMREQIESKARAICEEIGVGYAVEAVGHFDPVTFDPTLVARVRASAEKLGYSHMDIISGAGHDACWANKVAPSTMIMCPCVGGLSHNEAEEISKEWSTAGADVLFHAVLETAEIVS; translated from the coding sequence ATGTCTGCCCCAGGAGAAAACCTTCGTATCAATGGTGATCGGCTCTGGGATAGCCTGATGGATATGGCAAAGATTGGTCCCGGGATTGCTGGTGGTAACAACCGGCAGACGCTGACCGATGAGGATGGCGAGGGGCGGCGGCTGTTTCAGCGCTGGTGCGATGATGCCGGATTGACCATGGGCGTCGATCAGATGGGCACCATGTTCATGACGCGGGCGGGCACCGATCCTGACGCCCTGCCCGTCTATGTCGGCAGCCATCTCGATACGCAGCCGACGGGCGGCAAATATGATGGCGTGCTCGGCGTTTTGGCCGCGCTTGAAGTGGTGCGCTCGCTCAATGACTTGGGGATCAAGACCAAGCATCCGATCGTGGTCACCAACTGGGCCAATGAGGAAGGTGCGCGGTTTGCGCCGGCCATGCTGGCATCGGGGGTTTTTGCCGGTGTGCACACACAGGATTACGCCTATGCGCGGCAGGATCAGGCCGGGCTGACCTATGGTGATGAGCTGGCGCGCATCGGCTGGCGCGGCGCTGAAGAAGTCGGGGCGCGCAAGATGCATGCCTATCTCGAATATCACATCGAGCAGGGGCCGATCCTTGAAGCCGAGGGCAAGCAGATCGGCGTCGTCACCCATGGCCAGGGGCTGTGGTGGCTGGAATTTACGCTAACCGGCAAGGAAGCCCATACCGGGTCGACGCCGATGAACATGCGGGTCAATGCCGGGCTCGCCATGGCGCGGATTGTCGAAATGGTGCAGGCCGTGGCGATGGACCATCAGCCGGGCGCGGTCGGTGGTGTGGGGCAGATGAAGTTTGCACCCAATTCGCGCAACGTGCTGCCGGGCACGGTGGTTTTTACCGTCGACATTCGCTCGCCGGAGCTGAGCAAACTGACATCGATGCGCGAGCAGATCGAGAGCAAGGCGCGAGCGATCTGCGAGGAGATCGGTGTTGGCTATGCCGTCGAAGCGGTCGGCCATTTTGATCCGGTGACGTTTGATCCGACGCTGGTGGCGCGGGTGCGGGCGTCGGCCGAAAAGCTCGGCTACAGCCATATGGATATCATTTCGGGCGCCGGCCACGACGCCTGCTGGGCCAACAAGGTTGCGCCCTCAACCATGATCATGTGCCCCTGCGTGGGCGGGCTCAGCCACAATGAGGCCGAAGAAATCTCCAAGGAATGGTCGACGGCTGGTGCCGATGTCCTGTTCCACGCGGTGCTTGAAACGGCGGAAATTGTGAGTTGA
- the hydA gene encoding dihydropyrimidinase, whose protein sequence is MASKVIKGGTVVTADLTYKADVKIEGDVIVEIGPNLSGDEVLDATGCYIMPGGIDPHTHLEMPFMGTYSADDFESGTRAGLAGGTTMVVDFCLPNPNQSLLEALQMWDNKTGKASADYSFHMAITWWGEQVFNEMAQVVDRGITSFKHFMAYKGSLMVNDDEMFSSFQRCADLGALPLVHAENGDVVAAMTAKLLAEGNNGPEGHAYSRPPEVEGEATNRAIMIADMAGVPLYVVHVSCEQAHEAIRRARQKGMRVYGEPLIQHLTLDESEYFNADWDHAARRVMSPPFRNKQHQDSLWAGLQSGSLSCVATDHCAFTTDQKRTGLGNFSKIPNGTGGLEDRLPVLWTAGVNTGRITMNEFVAVTSTNIAKILGLYPKKGAVLVGADADLIVWDPNRSKTISAKAQQSVIDYNVFEGFEVKGMPRFVLSRGKVSVTESDVTAEPGHGKFVGREPKNPVNRALSQWKEIVAPRKIERSGIPASGV, encoded by the coding sequence ATGGCAAGCAAGGTCATTAAGGGCGGCACGGTCGTCACAGCGGACCTCACCTACAAAGCCGATGTGAAGATCGAAGGCGATGTCATCGTCGAGATCGGCCCCAACCTTTCCGGCGACGAGGTGCTGGACGCGACCGGTTGCTACATCATGCCGGGCGGCATCGACCCGCATACCCATCTCGAAATGCCGTTCATGGGCACCTATTCGGCCGATGATTTTGAAAGCGGCACGCGGGCGGGCCTCGCCGGCGGCACGACCATGGTGGTCGATTTCTGCCTGCCCAATCCCAATCAGAGCCTGCTTGAAGCGCTACAGATGTGGGACAACAAGACCGGCAAGGCGAGCGCGGATTACTCATTCCACATGGCGATCACCTGGTGGGGCGAGCAGGTGTTCAACGAAATGGCACAAGTGGTCGATCGCGGCATTACCAGCTTCAAGCATTTCATGGCCTATAAAGGCTCGTTGATGGTCAATGACGATGAGATGTTCTCCTCGTTCCAGCGCTGCGCGGACCTTGGCGCCCTGCCCCTCGTTCACGCCGAAAACGGCGATGTGGTTGCTGCCATGACGGCGAAGTTGCTGGCTGAAGGCAATAATGGCCCTGAGGGGCACGCCTATTCGCGGCCGCCGGAAGTTGAGGGCGAAGCCACCAATCGCGCCATCATGATCGCCGATATGGCGGGTGTGCCGCTTTACGTGGTGCATGTCAGCTGCGAGCAGGCGCATGAAGCCATTCGGCGGGCGCGGCAGAAGGGGATGCGGGTTTACGGCGAGCCGCTGATCCAGCATCTGACGCTGGACGAAAGCGAATATTTCAACGCCGATTGGGACCATGCGGCGCGGCGCGTGATGTCGCCGCCGTTCCGCAACAAACAGCATCAGGATTCGCTGTGGGCCGGGTTGCAGTCCGGGTCGCTGAGCTGCGTCGCGACCGACCATTGCGCCTTTACCACCGACCAGAAGCGGACCGGGCTCGGCAATTTCTCGAAAATTCCAAACGGCACGGGTGGGCTTGAAGATCGCCTGCCGGTGTTGTGGACGGCGGGCGTCAATACTGGCCGCATCACCATGAACGAGTTCGTGGCGGTGACCTCGACCAACATCGCCAAGATTTTGGGGCTCTATCCCAAAAAGGGCGCCGTGCTGGTGGGCGCGGATGCCGATCTGATCGTCTGGGACCCCAACCGCAGCAAGACCATCAGCGCCAAGGCGCAACAGTCGGTGATCGACTACAACGTGTTTGAGGGCTTTGAGGTCAAAGGCATGCCGCGCTTCGTTCTGAGCCGTGGCAAGGTCTCGGTGACCGAGAGTGACGTCACGGCCGAGCCGGGGCATGGCAAGTTCGTCGGCCGCGAGCCGAAGAACCCTGTGAACCGCGCGCTCAGCCAGTGGAAAGAGATCGTGGCGCCGCGCAAGATCGAACGGTCGGGCATTCCGGCTTCGGGGGTATAG
- a CDS encoding ABC transporter ATP-binding protein — protein MTSPTTAAISDTGARAVVSADHLGLTFKTNDGDVIALSDVNLTINKGEFVSFIGPSGCGKTTFLRTIADLEQPTSGTLTINGMTPEQARQSRAYGYVFQAPALYPWRTIEKNIALPLEIMGYGAGQQSERIQRTMELVNLSGFEKKYPWQLSGGMQQRASIARALAFDADLLLMDEPFGALDEIVRDHLNSELLKLWAATQKTICFVTHSIPEAVYLSTKIVVMSPRPGRVTDIIESNLPAERPLDIRETPEFLAIAARVRDGLRAGHSYDGDHV, from the coding sequence GTGACGTCGCCGACTACTGCTGCCATTTCCGACACGGGCGCCCGCGCCGTGGTATCGGCTGACCATCTCGGTCTCACCTTCAAGACCAATGATGGCGACGTCATTGCGCTCAGCGATGTGAACCTGACCATCAACAAGGGCGAGTTCGTGTCGTTCATCGGCCCATCGGGCTGTGGCAAGACGACGTTTTTGCGCACCATTGCCGATCTCGAACAGCCCACATCGGGCACGCTGACGATCAACGGGATGACGCCCGAACAGGCTCGGCAGAGCCGCGCCTATGGCTATGTGTTTCAGGCACCGGCGCTTTATCCATGGCGCACGATCGAAAAAAACATCGCGCTGCCGCTCGAAATCATGGGCTATGGCGCCGGCCAGCAGAGCGAGCGCATTCAGCGCACGATGGAGCTGGTGAACCTTTCGGGGTTCGAGAAGAAGTATCCCTGGCAACTGTCGGGCGGCATGCAGCAACGCGCCTCGATTGCCCGCGCGCTGGCATTTGATGCCGATCTTTTGCTGATGGACGAGCCGTTTGGTGCGCTCGACGAAATCGTGCGCGACCACCTCAATTCGGAATTGCTCAAGCTGTGGGCCGCGACGCAGAAGACGATCTGCTTTGTGACGCACTCCATTCCCGAGGCGGTGTATCTGTCGACCAAGATCGTGGTGATGTCGCCGCGGCCGGGCCGGGTGACCGATATCATCGAGAGCAATCTGCCCGCCGAACGGCCGCTCGATATTCGCGAGACGCCGGAGTTTCTGGCGATTGCCGCGCGAGTGCGCGACGGGTTGCGAGCTGGTCACTCCTATGATGGGGATCATGTCTAA
- a CDS encoding ABC transporter permease — protein MRGASFMNRTLPILTVLLAILVIWYAAAIGMNASWQTRLNDRANLVDVPFTEFAMQTWAQDRPVLPAPHQVVGEIWNATVALEITSKRSLAYHGWITLSSTLLGFVLGTALGVGLAVIIVHNEAANRSLMPWIIASQTIPILAIAPMVVVGLGSIGVTGTVPRALISMYLSFFPVVVGMVKGLRSPEAIQLDLMRTYDATSWQTFWKLRWPAAMPMLFASMKVGIAISLIGAVVSELSNAAGGGLGVRLLTGSYNGQTIQIWAALFIAAALAAVLVMIVGFAERMVNARMGARA, from the coding sequence GTGCGTGGGGCGAGTTTCATGAACCGCACGCTTCCCATTCTCACGGTTCTTCTTGCCATTCTGGTCATCTGGTATGCCGCGGCGATTGGCATGAATGCGTCGTGGCAGACGCGGCTCAATGATCGGGCCAATCTGGTCGACGTGCCGTTTACCGAATTTGCGATGCAGACCTGGGCGCAGGATCGGCCGGTGCTACCGGCGCCGCATCAGGTGGTTGGCGAAATCTGGAATGCCACGGTGGCGCTGGAAATCACCTCCAAACGCTCGCTCGCCTATCATGGCTGGATCACCCTATCTTCGACGCTGCTGGGCTTTGTGCTGGGCACAGCGCTCGGTGTCGGGCTGGCGGTCATAATCGTCCACAATGAAGCGGCCAATCGCTCGCTGATGCCGTGGATTATTGCCAGCCAGACCATTCCCATATTGGCGATTGCGCCAATGGTGGTGGTGGGGCTGGGCTCGATTGGCGTCACCGGCACCGTGCCCCGAGCGCTGATCTCGATGTATCTCAGTTTCTTCCCGGTCGTTGTCGGCATGGTCAAGGGGCTGCGCTCGCCCGAGGCGATCCAGCTGGACCTGATGCGCACCTATGACGCGACCAGCTGGCAGACGTTCTGGAAGCTGCGCTGGCCTGCCGCCATGCCGATGCTGTTTGCCTCAATGAAAGTGGGCATTGCCATTTCGCTGATTGGGGCTGTGGTCAGTGAACTCAGCAACGCGGCCGGTGGTGGCCTCGGCGTGCGGCTGCTGACGGGGTCCTATAACGGGCAGACCATTCAGATCTGGGCGGCCCTGTTTATTGCTGCAGCGCTGGCGGCAGTCCTTGTGATGATCGTTGGCTTTGCCGAGCGCATGGTCAATGCCCGCATGGGGGCACGCGCATGA